Proteins from a single region of Chryseomicrobium sp. FSL W7-1435:
- a CDS encoding zinc-dependent alcohol dehydrogenase has product MKAVTFQGSKDVQVKEVADAKLEKSDDIVVRITTTAICGSDLHIYRGAVPARKGYVIGHEPMGIVEEVGPDVTSVKKGDRVVIPFNVACGECFYCQHEMESQCDNSNENPAVDSGGYFGFTERYGDWAGGQAEYLRVPFGNYLPFKIPESSELEDEALLFLSDVLPTAWWSVKNSGMKKGDTVTVLGCGPVGLMAQKFAWMQGAKRVIAVDHVPYRLQKAIQMNKVEAYNFDDFDHMGKHIREITNGGSDVVIDCVGMDGKMSLADKAQQKLKLQGGTLSALDIGLDAVRKFGTIQLTGVYGSTYNNFPLGNIFERNVELKMGQAPVVHLMPMLYKKIEDGEFDPTEIITHRMPLDQAAEAYELFHDHQDDSIKFVLKP; this is encoded by the coding sequence ATGAAAGCTGTCACGTTTCAAGGCTCAAAAGATGTCCAAGTCAAAGAGGTAGCCGATGCAAAGCTTGAGAAGTCTGATGATATTGTTGTAAGAATTACCACGACTGCCATTTGCGGTTCAGACCTTCATATTTATCGCGGTGCGGTCCCTGCACGTAAAGGGTACGTTATTGGACACGAACCGATGGGGATTGTTGAAGAAGTAGGTCCCGATGTAACATCTGTAAAAAAAGGAGACCGCGTTGTCATTCCCTTTAATGTAGCGTGTGGTGAATGCTTTTACTGTCAGCACGAGATGGAAAGTCAATGTGACAATTCAAATGAAAATCCAGCTGTTGATTCAGGAGGTTACTTCGGATTTACGGAGCGCTATGGAGACTGGGCTGGTGGACAAGCAGAATACCTACGAGTACCATTCGGCAACTACCTTCCATTCAAAATCCCGGAATCTAGTGAATTAGAAGATGAAGCCCTACTTTTCTTATCAGACGTATTGCCTACCGCTTGGTGGAGTGTTAAAAATTCGGGGATGAAAAAAGGAGATACTGTAACAGTATTAGGTTGTGGTCCGGTTGGATTAATGGCGCAAAAATTTGCCTGGATGCAAGGAGCAAAACGCGTCATAGCAGTTGATCACGTTCCGTATAGACTGCAAAAAGCTATACAGATGAACAAAGTGGAAGCCTATAATTTTGATGATTTTGACCATATGGGGAAACATATTCGAGAAATCACGAATGGTGGATCAGACGTTGTAATTGATTGCGTCGGGATGGATGGAAAGATGTCTCTTGCTGATAAAGCTCAGCAAAAACTAAAACTGCAAGGCGGGACATTGAGCGCTCTCGATATCGGACTTGATGCCGTACGCAAATTCGGAACGATTCAACTAACAGGTGTATACGGCTCTACCTACAACAATTTTCCACTGGGGAATATCTTTGAACGTAATGTCGAATTGAAAATGGGCCAAGCACCAGTTGTTCATTTGATGCCGATGTTGTATAAAAAAATTGAGGACGGAGAATTTGACCCGACTGAAATCATTACACATCGAATGCCTCTGGACCAAGCAGCAGAAGCATATGAACTGTTTCATGACCACCAAGACGACAGTATCAAGTTTGTTTTAAAGCCCTAA
- a CDS encoding substrate-binding domain-containing protein translates to MRKSWIIQMMVFLALVSGCQQEEILSAVPDPPTKQVEEVRIGFSMDTLVEDRWKKDRDLFKEAVESLGAEVMITAANGDDVLQVAQAETLIQSGIDVLVIVPHNAEATAAIVHKAHQAGIKVISYDRLVKNADIDLYVSFDNERVGELQAQAMLKEVSEGNFVFIGGADTDNNAHLLKRGVFSVLQPAIDAGRVRIIYDQWTEDWTPVNAKNNMTQALEINNQQVDAIIAANDATGGGVQEALAAYGLEGKIPMTGQDADLAGIRRIVSGDQLMTVYKPIRHLSQTAAELAVTLARGEEVVTSSYVNNGKKEVPSVLIEPIAVTRETIDETVIQDGYHSYQDVYGD, encoded by the coding sequence ATGAGAAAATCTTGGATTATACAGATGATGGTATTCCTAGCTTTAGTGAGCGGGTGTCAGCAAGAGGAGATTCTCTCAGCGGTTCCTGATCCTCCAACGAAGCAGGTAGAAGAAGTAAGGATCGGCTTCTCTATGGACACGTTGGTGGAAGACCGTTGGAAAAAAGACCGTGACCTTTTTAAAGAAGCTGTCGAGTCACTGGGAGCAGAGGTCATGATCACAGCTGCCAATGGCGATGATGTTTTACAGGTTGCCCAAGCTGAGACGCTTATTCAAAGTGGTATAGATGTGCTCGTTATTGTGCCACATAATGCAGAGGCGACCGCGGCTATTGTTCACAAAGCACACCAAGCGGGTATTAAGGTGATTTCATATGATCGGTTAGTGAAAAATGCCGACATTGATTTATATGTTTCTTTTGATAATGAACGGGTGGGGGAGTTACAGGCGCAAGCCATGTTAAAAGAAGTGTCTGAAGGGAATTTTGTGTTTATCGGTGGTGCGGATACTGACAACAATGCGCATCTGTTGAAACGTGGTGTTTTCTCTGTGCTGCAACCAGCCATTGACGCCGGACGTGTGCGTATCATTTATGACCAATGGACCGAGGATTGGACGCCTGTGAATGCAAAGAACAATATGACACAGGCTTTAGAAATAAACAACCAACAGGTTGATGCCATCATTGCAGCGAATGATGCAACGGGTGGTGGTGTGCAAGAAGCATTGGCTGCTTATGGATTAGAGGGCAAGATTCCCATGACAGGGCAAGATGCAGACTTGGCGGGAATTCGGCGAATTGTGAGTGGAGATCAATTGATGACCGTTTACAAACCAATTCGGCATTTGTCACAAACGGCAGCAGAGCTTGCTGTGACTCTTGCACGAGGAGAAGAGGTTGTAACTAGTAGCTATGTAAACAATGGAAAAAAAGAAGTACCTTCAGTTTTAATTGAACCAATTGCTGTCACGCGTGAGACGATTGACGAAACTGTTATCCAAGATGGTTACCATAGCTATCAGGATGTATATGGGGACTAA
- a CDS encoding response regulator, with protein MKLLIVDDEPIEREGMRRILSDAFAELTIFDARNGYQAIEIAEIERPDIVLMDIMMPGINGIETLQQIQAIHPTVRGVMVTAFDTFDYARQALRLGVKEYLLKPSKRSEIIATVEAVIEQCKMEAKKLRTDQQAERLLETELVTQLLFHHVHDVQLDALMESVGIVARPAFVVVIYFPEPTEALYRQVKERVRESENAFVGALYGKQLPIIVFRREGVSYRSQAMPFVQNMIAHLRDQVGIFVGVGEEVKELAQVAVSYQQAVFALASHSQSVRFRFYEETSTQIQPLGTTNIRHKEQQFFEALDQGDWHQIEQILNEFIDQQEQHGQPLIYSQQRVLELFWIIQRALEHLGMSSQPAYLSFQSSNYRQLRAEVQGILSQVATYYTSHLGTAESNKVQIVKRYIEEHSHEELSLDRLAELVDFTPMYLSKLFKDKLGVNYIDYLTECRIQHAKQLLKDPDKSLKEISFEVGYHEPNYFSKVFKKMCGQSPSEYRKQLPIR; from the coding sequence ATGAAGCTGTTGATAGTAGACGATGAGCCAATTGAGCGTGAAGGAATGCGCCGAATATTATCTGATGCGTTTGCAGAATTGACCATCTTTGATGCTCGAAATGGCTACCAGGCTATTGAGATTGCCGAAATAGAACGTCCGGATATTGTTCTTATGGATATTATGATGCCAGGCATCAATGGAATCGAGACGTTGCAACAAATTCAAGCCATTCATCCAACAGTGCGCGGTGTCATGGTAACGGCATTTGATACCTTCGATTACGCCCGACAAGCACTTCGTTTAGGTGTAAAAGAGTATTTATTAAAACCGAGTAAACGTAGTGAAATCATAGCTACAGTAGAAGCTGTCATTGAACAATGCAAGATGGAAGCAAAAAAACTGCGAACCGACCAACAGGCTGAGCGTTTACTAGAGACGGAGCTGGTGACGCAATTGCTATTTCATCATGTGCATGATGTTCAGTTGGACGCATTGATGGAATCTGTTGGAATCGTTGCGCGACCTGCTTTTGTAGTGGTTATTTACTTTCCGGAGCCAACAGAGGCGTTGTACCGTCAAGTCAAGGAGCGCGTTCGTGAATCTGAAAATGCCTTTGTGGGAGCGCTCTACGGGAAGCAGCTACCTATTATTGTGTTTCGAAGAGAAGGTGTGTCTTACCGCTCACAGGCAATGCCATTTGTCCAAAACATGATTGCTCATTTACGAGATCAAGTAGGTATTTTTGTAGGAGTGGGAGAGGAAGTCAAAGAGCTGGCCCAAGTGGCGGTATCTTATCAGCAAGCAGTATTTGCCTTAGCTTCACACTCACAATCCGTACGGTTCCGATTTTATGAAGAGACCAGCACTCAAATTCAACCTCTAGGAACTACCAACATTCGGCACAAAGAGCAACAGTTTTTTGAAGCATTAGATCAGGGAGACTGGCACCAGATTGAGCAAATTTTGAATGAGTTTATTGATCAACAAGAGCAACATGGTCAACCGCTGATTTATTCTCAACAGCGTGTATTAGAGTTGTTTTGGATCATACAACGCGCACTTGAACACCTAGGTATGAGCAGCCAACCAGCTTACCTATCTTTCCAATCGTCGAACTATCGTCAATTACGAGCTGAAGTGCAGGGCATTCTCTCTCAAGTCGCAACGTATTACACATCGCATCTTGGAACAGCGGAATCAAACAAGGTGCAGATAGTGAAGCGCTATATAGAGGAACATTCGCACGAAGAATTGTCACTTGACCGTTTGGCAGAATTAGTAGATTTTACACCCATGTACTTAAGTAAGCTGTTTAAAGATAAACTTGGAGTCAATTATATTGATTATCTAACCGAGTGCCGTATTCAGCATGCGAAACAGCTACTGAAAGATCCTGATAAGAGTCTCAAAGAAATTAGTTTTGAGGTGGGCTATCATGAACCGAACTACTTCAGCAAAGTGTTTAAAAAGATGTGCGGACAATCGCCTTCTGAATACCGTAAGCAACTACCTATCCGGTAA
- a CDS encoding sensor histidine kinase has product MTIQNKIWGLVSLAVLIMGGIWVALTYSNQQAQEQYSSILSRYLQMNEVTTSSQTLVAELNEYIRLPVPSQEDKLKRQEQQLQGIQQQVRTFRTEDNQLDMTNYLLMIDSLIEASNRTLSFAKQSEVDAAAQEFNEANRIAAALESRTLYILDRELRTYNTLYRGVLEQSQELERLGLWLLGLITAIVLLVTYRFSLSITKPVHELTLAANEVAQGNFQTPIQITSNDEIAFLARTFETMRGNINDLFQETQEKARLENELQENQLLLKESQLKSLQSQINPHFLFNTLNTLSKKAYLDGAEETSDLLVSVADLLRYSLKKVDQSVTLGEEVRVIEQYIAIQKARFSDRLTFQQEVDSRYLSIAIPSLTLQPIIENAMIHGVEKLVDGGSITLRIYRQEAFVVAEIEDDGPGMSEEELTRLLSQEVQAETGHSTSIGFQNVLKRLHLFYGMADLLTIQSALNKGTTVSIRIPVEEGGASI; this is encoded by the coding sequence ATGACGATTCAAAATAAAATATGGGGACTCGTCTCACTAGCTGTACTGATTATGGGCGGCATTTGGGTAGCATTGACTTACTCAAACCAACAAGCACAAGAGCAGTATAGTTCTATACTCAGTCGCTATTTGCAAATGAATGAAGTGACCACGTCAAGTCAAACACTAGTTGCTGAACTGAATGAATACATACGACTTCCAGTTCCTTCTCAAGAAGACAAGTTGAAGCGACAAGAGCAGCAACTTCAAGGTATTCAGCAGCAAGTTAGGACATTTCGTACTGAGGACAATCAACTAGACATGACCAATTATTTGCTAATGATTGATAGTTTGATTGAAGCATCTAATCGAACACTGAGCTTTGCCAAACAGTCAGAGGTAGATGCAGCTGCGCAAGAGTTTAATGAAGCCAATCGAATTGCCGCCGCACTTGAGAGCCGCACATTGTATATATTAGATCGCGAGCTACGTACCTACAATACATTGTACCGCGGTGTGCTTGAGCAGTCCCAAGAACTAGAGAGACTGGGGCTTTGGTTGTTAGGTCTTATTACAGCTATTGTGTTGCTGGTGACCTATCGCTTCTCGCTGTCCATAACTAAACCGGTACATGAGCTAACTCTAGCCGCTAATGAGGTAGCCCAAGGCAACTTCCAAACGCCTATTCAAATTACCTCAAATGATGAAATCGCTTTCTTAGCCAGAACATTTGAAACCATGCGTGGCAATATCAATGATCTATTTCAAGAGACGCAAGAGAAAGCGCGTCTTGAAAATGAATTGCAAGAAAATCAACTATTGCTAAAAGAAAGTCAGTTAAAGAGTCTACAGAGTCAAATTAATCCTCATTTTTTATTTAATACACTGAATACGCTCTCTAAAAAGGCGTATTTAGATGGCGCAGAAGAAACGAGTGACTTGTTAGTCAGTGTGGCCGATTTGCTCAGATACAGTTTGAAAAAAGTAGATCAGTCCGTGACGCTTGGCGAAGAAGTACGGGTCATTGAACAATACATCGCTATTCAAAAAGCACGGTTTTCCGATCGACTGACATTTCAACAAGAGGTAGATTCTCGTTACTTGTCAATTGCTATTCCGAGTCTGACCCTTCAACCAATTATTGAAAATGCCATGATTCATGGTGTAGAAAAGTTGGTGGACGGTGGATCGATTACTTTACGAATCTACAGACAAGAGGCTTTTGTGGTTGCTGAGATTGAAGATGATGGTCCTGGAATGTCTGAAGAAGAATTGACGCGACTGCTTTCTCAAGAGGTACAAGCAGAGACAGGACATTCTACTAGCATCGGTTTTCAAAATGTGTTGAAGAGACTGCACTTATTTTATGGCATGGCTGATTTACTGACCATTCAAAGTGCTCTAAATAAAGGGACGACGGTCAGTATTCGCATTCCAGTAGAGGAAGGAGGAGCATCTATATGA